In Plasmodium malariae genome assembly, chromosome: 11, the following proteins share a genomic window:
- the PmUG01_11061000 gene encoding uncharacterized protein, with protein MFGIFGLRIFLFFLLIETLNCSDQNYSSEKDSNIEDHRETLVLEDGNGLAENYEVPRPTNVLENNENYWDLSTSEDEDEKNAKSKDPILTKSEESTMTEGVDELEIKNENVSDSVAFNNISDETKNNYILVVSALASSVITLLVMNLGMYAFIAACGLGAYAYYTKKE; from the exons atgtttggGATTTTTGGTcttagaatttttttatttttccttttaattgAGACATTAAACTGTTCTGATCAAAAT taCTCCTCTGAAAAAGACAGTAATATTGAAGACCATAGAGAAACGTTAGTTTTAGAAGATGGTAATGGATTAGCAGAAAATTACGAGGTACCTAGACCAACAAATGTCCtggaaaataatgaaaattattggGATTTATCCACATCTGAAGatgaagatgaaaaaaatgcaaaatcgAAGGACCCCATTTTAACTAAATCTGAGGAAAGTACTATGACTGAAGGTGTAGACgaattagaaataaaaaatgaaaatgtttcAGATTCAGTGGcgtttaataatatttcagaTGAGActaagaataattatattcttgTGGTTTCCGCTCTTGCATCTTCTGTAATCACATTGCTTGTTATGAATTTGGGAATGTATGCTTTCATTGCAGCATGTGGTTTAGGAGCGTATGCTTATTATACAAAGAAAGagtaa
- the PmUG01_11060900 gene encoding Plasmodium exported protein, unknown function, translated as MNFFRFSRWEPKIRIRQRITWQRGLSEISKSSDDVIVNEDGVSINHIEKLCKKKDGSISDKVYGIPLHDAKELFVELTDRILFNDYEKHVKTEKDISSSTYQTLKYMQKKIHKKVNILVNETKTFINELFENYDLLHDKNIEELSNVKVCLDVNGDNEFLLINGRDVYFYIKDVKFTRNIPLNIESSLEKMNEIYVHNEKIFSEYVKKVFKLEEDIKTYLGTGGNRFPLNYTHWNNRYINITQNVAVRAFMDEFYNYFNNIEMKLKHGFSTIIEIDISYLDSMLVAINDIIKATIEQKTTRLFGILHKLFQGDLKGILGFFTFLFEKEDIKNANTLRNIEKKKSEDAYDNNFLFDVENLYVEEKNDIKNSFIKFCTFIKRNFGFNIQSKGIQSLKKKIDLSNDKTEIIKQFKIIVHELLCRKQINKYFEWLNLLKKSNNTMRCYMRKFFGCVTPKNDSILIENRKLIPLITNFFEIREKNYYTFKKEDSEEDILLIIKDLKKTLHKYRISVKLLHLLVDELQVAKILNSEYENERMLYKSLEEEKRKALENYKKETGKGIETAKGCKEAMGKRGGLMEGKRMVEGYAVSMENNEKDIINNGTHIERYEMKEKEKLKILEAKKVAIDENKNAILFYMCLIKDFKL; from the coding sequence atgaattttttccGTTTTTCCAGATGGGAACCTAAAATTAGAATAAGACAAAGAATAACATGGCAAAGAGGCCTTAGTGAAATATCGAAATCATCGGATGATGTTATTGTGAATGAAGATGGTGTTTCTATAAATCATATAGAAAagttatgtaaaaaaaaagatgggAGTATTTCTGATAAAGTTTATGGAATACCACTACATGATGCAAAAGAGTTATTTGTAGAATTAACAGATAGAATACTTTTCAATGATTACGAAAAACATGTAAAAACAGAAAAGGATATATCTTCCTCAACATATCAgactttaaaatatatgcaaaaaaaaatacataaaaaagttaatattttagttaatgaaacaaaaacatttataaatgaattatttgaaaattatgattTACTACATGACAAAAATATAGAGGAACTGTCAAATGTAAAAGTATGCTTAGATGTTAATGGTGAcaatgaatttttattaataaatggtAGAGatgtatatttctatattaagGATGTGAAATTTACTAGGAATATTCCACTTAATATAGAAAGTAGtttggaaaaaatgaatgaaatatatgtacataatgaaaagatattttctgaatatgtaaaaaaagtttttaaacTTGAAGAAGACATTAAAACTTATTTAGGAACAGGTGGAAATAGATTTCCATTAAATTATACTCATTGGaataatagatatataaatattacgcAAAATGTTGCAGTGAGAGCTTTTATGGATgagttttataattattttaataatatagagATGAAATTAAAACATGGTTTTTCTACTATTATAGAAATTGATATTTCGTATTTAGACAGTATGCTAGTAGCTATAAATGACATAATAAAAGCAACGATAGAACAGAAAACGACTAGACTTTTTggaatattacataaattatttcaagGTGATTTAAAAGGCATTTTAGGCTTTTTTACTTTCCTTTTTGAAAAGgaggatataaaaaatgccAATACTTTACGtaatatagaaaagaaaaaatcagAGGATGCgtatgataataattttttatttgatgttgaaaatttatatgtagaagaaaaaaatgatataaaaaattcgtttattaaattttgtacatttataaaaagaaattttggGTTTAATATACAAAGTAAAGGTATacaatcattaaaaaaaaaaattgactTATCAAATGATAAGActgaaattataaaacaatttaaaattattgtacACGAATTGTTGTGtagaaaacaaataaataaatattttgaatggttaaatttattaaagaaaagtAATAATACTATGAGATGTTATATGAGAAAATTTTTTGGATGTGTTACACCTAAAAATGACTCTATTCTTATTGAAAATAGGAAACTGATACCATTaataactaatttttttgaaattagagaaaaaaattattatacttttaaaaaagaggATAGTGAAGAAGATATTCTGCTTATAATAAAAGacttaaaaaaaactttacACAAATATAGAATTTCGGTCAAATTATTGCATTTATTAGTAGATGAATTACAAGTTGCAAAAATTCTTAATTCggaatatgaaaatgaaagGATGTTATACAAATCACTGGaggaggaaaaaagaaaggctctagaaaattacaaaaaggAAACGGGGAAAGGTATAGAAACCGCGAAAGGGTGCAAAGAAGCCATGGGAAAGAGGGGCGGACTTATGGAAGGGAAACGGATGGTAGAAGGATATGCAGTATCGatggaaaataatgaaaaggatataataaataatggaACGCATATAGAACGATACGAAATGaaggaaaaagagaaattaaAGATACTTGAAGCGAAAAAGGTTGCaattgatgaaaataaaaatgctattttgttttatatgtgTTTAATTAAAGATTTTAAACTTTAG
- the PmUG01_11061100 gene encoding uncharacterized protein, translating into MAFIGNNKNTNASNGINASMEESKIGGNLNNKFNLYTKIFAFSVLVLVLQCFNNECSFKGYGNEMNLGKINRGQRILSDLYGIGGKFYEDQERQRVGVLHSGYGDENISYNNRTNGLGTVVGNDGSTTNLDDSNLSLDSTIFEGANNGNTRVGATMTTADSTESLDAPTVDNAYDASEYEDKFMNNCRQSKQGNKYKSLLTKFKKDHRYIAPLVLFFIYVFCSPLLMPAIIVYAMFLLSRYIIKKVA; encoded by the exons ATGGCTTTTattggtaataataaaaatacaaacgCTTCCAATGGAATTAATGCTTCTATGGAAGAATCTAAAATTGGAGGAAACTTAAATAATAAGTTCAATCTTTATACCAAAATCTTTGCATTTAGCGTATTAGTTTTGGTTTTACAATGCTTTAACAATGAA tgtTCTTTTAAAGGATATGGTAATGAAATGAATTTAGGAAAAATTAACAGAGGTCAAAGAATTTTAAGTGACTTATATGGTATTGGAGGAAAATTCTATGAAGATCAAGAAAGACAAAGAGTTGGAGTACTTCACTCTGGATATGGCGATGAAAATAtaagttataataataggaCAAATGGTTTAGGTACAGTTGTTGGTAATGATGGATCAACCACAAATTTAGATGATAGTAATTTATCATTGGATAGTACCATATTTGAAGGTGCTAACAATGGAAACACTAGAGTTGGAGCAACTATGACAACAGCAGATAGTACTGAAAGTTTAGATGCACCAACAGTTGACAATGCTTATGACGCTTCTGAATATGAAGATAAATTTATGAACAACTGCAGACAAAGTAAACAAggtaataaatacaaaagtttattaacaaaatttaaaaaagaccACCGTTATATTGCACCCCTTGTCTtgtttttcatatatgttttttgtaGTCCATTATTAATGCCAGCTATTATAGTATATGCTATGTTCTTGTTATCtcgttatattattaaaaaggttgcataa